GATTGATCCACTGGACCTTTTATAGGAGAGTTCCACCTAACAAGAGCCTCTGCTCCTACTATTTTTTTACCTTCTATTAGATACTGGGGCTGAAATTTTAGCTCAAATTCTTCATCAAAGCTTATACTATTTAGCAATATTTCTATGTAGTTTCTATCCTGAATCATGCTTTTTATATCACTATAAAAAACGTACTTTTCAGATGTATCTTTTTTTGCTGCTTCTAGTGCTGCTTCTGATTGCATGATAAAATCATCAGCCAAAATTTCACTAGTTTGTGTCGAACTAATCCCTATTTTCGCATCAAGTACAATTTTATAATCATCTATAACGATTGGCTCTGAAATAGCTTTTAGTAGATAATGTAAAAATTCCCTGCAATGAATGTCTTCATTTTGCTTGACAACAACGATAAAGTCATCTCCGCCAGATCTTGCAAATAAGGAATCGTTTGGTGGCAATATTGACTCAATATTTGAAGCAAACTTTGCTATTACATCATCGCCTATATAATGCCCATATGAGTCATTTATCGCTTTAAAATGGTTTATGTCAATACTATAAATATCTATCTTTTCGCCAAGTGCCTTTGACTTTATCATCTCTTCAAGCCTTGCGATAAAATACTGGCGATTTAGAGCATTCGTTAGATAATCATATTTACTGATCCTTTGTAGGTGCCTATTTGTCTCTTCAAGCTCTTTTACTTTACTTTCTATCTGATTATTTAACACTTTTTTGATATGTATTTCACGTTTAATTAAAATATCCATCTTTCTAACGTTAGAAAATGTATAAGATAATGCCCCGTATGCAAGCAAAGTAACTAAAATAGAAAATAACCATGTCAAATTTATCTTCCAAGAGTACAAGATCATAATTGTCAAAAATGCGGCAAAAACAAATAGCTTTTGTATTAAAATTTTATCAAAATCGTTTCTGAGTGCCCTAAATTTTAGATTTGCCTCGCCCTCTCTTAAATGAAGCGCAGCAACAAACAACATAAAAAATGAACTCTTAAATACAATGTCGTATCCAAAAAAGGATATTTCATCTATCCAAAAATCCATTGTAGTGGTAAAAACATCATAAGTGCTTATTGCAATAAGCGCTATCAAGCATAAAAGTATAGATAGCCTTCTTTTTGAAAATCTGAGTGAAAAAAATGCAATAAATGAAGTACAAAACATAAATAAATCTATGGCAATGTAACTTAGATTAAAAAAATCTTTTTGGCTTAAGACTTGAGTTAAATTTCTATTAAAAATCATAAACCACATAAAGCTAAAATATATTGCGGAAATAGAAACTGAGTCCACAAATACTTGCATTAAAAATAAATTTTTCAAATTTTTAATCAAAATATAAAAAGCAGAAAATGCAAACATAAAATATGAGACTACGTATGAGATTTGTATAAAATTGACTTTAGAAAGAAATTGTTTAAGAAAATCAACCTTATCATATAGCATCCACATAGTGTCTGATGCTACCCAACAAGTAAGGCCTAGTAATATATATATCCAATATGTTTTTAAATTTCTTGTCTCTTTTAGCTTTAAAAAGATAAATAATGTGATCATAAAATCAAATAGAGTAGTAATTATGTCTTCATAAAAACCACTAGCAATAAAATAACTAACAACATATACACAAAAAAGTATCAACATAAATACAAAAGATACTTGATTTTCGTTGCTTATTTTACTTATCATGTTCCGTCTTTATCTATCTTTCTCTGCCTTTTTGGCTAAGCTTTGCCATCTTTGCCACTCGCCACTTTCATCGACGTCGTTGCCGATAGCTTCGTATCTAGCGTAAAAATGCTCAACAAATTTCTTGCACTCTTCATCTTTTGGCAGATAGCTTAGTTCATCTTTTTGGCAAAATTTCTCCAAAAATGTGCTCGCATCAACTTTTTCAGCGTATATTTGTGCTAGGTTAAAGTAGTTCTCTAAGCAAATTTCTTTAAATTTAGCGTAAGCTTGCTCGCTCATATCCACGCTTAGTTTGCCATCAAATTTAAGCACTCCAGCTCTAAAAAGCAAGCTAAGATGTATGAGTCCCTCGCAGTAATAAGCCCTCACCTCATCGACCTTTCGCCACGCGATAAGCCCAACAGCACGAGCTATTAGCTCATGAAAAACGGCCATTTTATACTCCGCCTCTTCGTGCAAGAAAAAATTTACTAACCCACCAGTCGTCGCCTTATACTCTTCTATAAATTTAAAGACGCCACTTTTATTCATCATCATCTCAGTATCAAGCCCGATAAAGAGGATGTGTCCAAACTCATGGCCGATCGTTGAAATTTCATAGACTTTTTTCCAAATTTTTGGCTTTAAAAATAAAATTTCCCTACCAAAATCCAAAAATTCCTTGCTAAAAATTTCAGCCCCAAGCTTCATAAAAGGCTTTGCCTTTGCTCCCTCATAGACGTGATTTACAAAGGCAAAAATTTTCTTACCACATTTTGCACTCACACTCTCATCATTTGGCACGACTTGAGCACTAAAAAGCCCGTTTAGCTCCGCGCCGTAATAGATCATCGGCACGCTTATATAAAGCTGCGTTCTAGCAATATTTTCACTAACTGCTCTGTTTGTCTCAGCGTTATCAAATTTTATCTTTTCGCAAACGCTCTTATAAGTTTTTGTCACTTTTTCTTTAAATTTAAGCTCGTCAATGCCCTCGCTATCAACAAGTCTGATGTCCCACTCAAGTGCGACTGCATGCGTATAGGCATCCTCGTAATACTCTAGCGGATGGCCCGGCTGAAGTGCGCCTTTTACATCCATCCACGCTATCTCGGCTTCTTGCCAAGCATTTATCACCTTTGCATTATCCTCTTCACAAAAGGCGCTTTGTAGCTTTTCGAGGTATTTTACGTAGGATTTTTGCTCGTCATTTTGGGCTAAATTTCTTAAAATTTCAAGATTTTTAGCAAAAACACTTTTAAGCTCTCTAACCTCATCCTTAAAAGCGAGTGCATAAGGCAAAAAGCTAAATTTATCACCTTCTTTTACTACCGCGCCATACGTTCTATCAGCCCTTACGCAGTTAGCGTCACACTGAAATAAGCCGTTTTTAGTAATAAACTCATTTGCCTGGCTTAGATCTTTAAATTTAGCCTCAAACTCTTTATTTGTGGTGTCGATAATACGATCCTGCCATGAAATTTGCCACGCATTTAGACTAAGTCCAAGCTCGTGCATAGCCTGCACAAAGGCTTGGTTAAATGGATCTAAAATTTTCTCTTCTTTGGCCTTTTCTAAAAGCTTAGCGTGCAGATTTTCATATAAATTTCTAACGTAGCCATACATTAAATTTAGCACTCGTTTTTGCTCGTCTTCGCCTAAATTTAGCTTTTTTAGCTCATTTTGAAGCGAATCTACTTTAAGATCTACTATCCTTCTTGCAAGAGCTAGTTTCTCGCTTGGTGTGCCAGAAAGGCCACAAATTTTAACAGCTTCGCTTATGATATCATCGTCTAAATTTTTATAAATAGCATTTAACTTGTTTTTCTGCTCTTTTGTGAGTTCATTTAATCTTTTAAAATCGTTCATTTTTTCATCCCCTGAAGTTGCAAGATTTTAGCATAAAGCCTTAAAATTTGCTACAATCAACCAAAAATTTTAACATCTAAAAGGCAAAAAATGGATATTTTAAAGGATTTTGGTGAGCCACGTATAAAACAAGTTATGTTGCCAAAAGACACAAACTCAGCTGGAAATATTTTTGGTGGCTGGATACTAAGCCAGATCGACCTTGCTGGTGCACAGGCTGCTAGAGAAATTTCTCCTGAACGCGTTGTGACGATTTCTATGAAAGAGATCATTTTCAAGCAACCAGTCTTTGTAGGCGATGTGCTAAGCTGCTACGCAAAGATCATTGCAGTTGGCAAAACATCGATAACAACGCAAATAGAAGTAACCGCTCTTAGGCTAAATCCGGGCGGATATAGAGAAACTATACACGTTACAAGCGCTACCGCAACTTACGTAAGCGTAACAAAAGATGGGCTTAAAAAGCCAATCGATGAGAAGCTAAAACAACTTCATGGATTTTAAAAATTTGGTTGCGATTTATGCAACCAAATTAAAAAATTAATACTACTTTTAAAAATTATTGAAATTCTTAAACTAAAAGCAATATTTTTCAACTTCTTTAAATGCTTTGTGAAGTAAAATCAGGCTCTATACATTTTTGGGAGAAAAATGAAAAAATCACGTCTAGGTCTTTTGCAAACACAAATTTTAGATATCCTAACTCAATCCGAGCTTGATAAATTTGAGTACAAAAACCTTCCAAAAACAAGCATCATCTACGCAGAAGAGATCAAAATCATCATTTTAAAAAGCGGCTGTGCAAAGCTTTCGTTTTTTGAAGATGGGGAAGAATTTATCCTTTACCGTTTGGAAGCAAATAACATTGCTGTTCTTGATGATAACTGCGCTTTTGAAATTTTAGAAGATGCAAAAATTTACTCCATAAACTTAAGCGAAATAAGTGAAATTTTATCAAATGTAAATGTTGTAGATGAAATTTTAAAAGCGGCGTTAAACGCCATTATCGTGCAACGTCAGATCATAAAATCAATACTTTTTGAAGATGCAAAAGGTAGGATTGCAAATTTTTTGATCGAGCTTGCAAAGGAGCAGGATCTAAAACAAAATGGCTATCACTACATATTTTTGCCATTTTCTCTAAAGGTGCTCTCAAGCTTTGTGGGGCTCAAACGCCAAAGCGCTTCAACTGCCTTTAATGAGCTTATAAAAAACGACATCATAAGAAAAATAACGCCACATGAGTTTTTGATCATAGATTACGAAAAGCTCGAAAGTTACACAAACTAAAAATCAAAAATTTTTATAATGGCTAGCAAAGAGTAGCCTTAGAAGATTAGTCTTTGCCAAGAAGCAAAGACTAAAAATTTTTAAGCTTTTTTCTTCATATCGAATTTATTAGCCATAAAGCCAACTAAACCAACAAAGAAAAGTCCGCCACAGATATTACCAAGTGTAACTGGAACTAAGTTTTTACCGATGAAATTTCCCCAGTTTAAAACTTCTAGTTTTTCAGCCGTGATGCCATGTCCTAAAGCTGTAGCTGCAGCAGCGATATCTCCGCCGTTTGCTGCTATATAGTGAGCTTTTGAGATGATGGCTTCAGTGATTATGAACATATTCGCCACGCAGTGCTCCATAGAGCAAGCTACAAATGCGCCGATCATCCACATAATAGCAAAGAATTTACCAGATAGATTGCTCTCACTTGTCGCAGTCCAGACAGACATACAAACAAAGACATTACAAAAAATTCCGCGGATAAATAGCTCATGAAATGGTGCTGTGATCTTGCCAATACCAGCTGGTATAAAGTGCTGCAAGATGTAGCCATCATACTTTAGTGGCAAGCCTGAGTAGTAGTACATATAAGCGATCAATGCGCCGCCAACGAAGTTAAATATCCAAACGATAGCCCAGTATCCGATAGTCTTACCTAGTTTTAGCTTTCCTTCATACGCACTAACACCACTTAAAACAGAGCTTGTAAAAAGATGTCCGCCATAAAAGACAACCATCATAAGACCACAGCTAAATGTGATACCGCCGATAAAATTTGAAAGACCAATAGACTGGTTTTCAGCCATACCAACTGTTGAGTGAGCCCAAAAAATATCACCCATAGCAATAGCAGCTCCAGCCATGATAGCAAGGAAGATAATACTAGTAAGCGGCATATGAGCCTTATGCTCCATAGAGCTTGAGACCGCTTGAGCGGTTTCTGCCGGATTTAACATCACATTCTCCTTTTTATTTTCAATCTCGCACATGAGCCAAGCTCATCTTTGCGACCAAAGTTTAACACTTTGCAAAATCACTAAAGTCAAATCAATGCTTGCGGTTAAAAGTAAATTTTGCCTTTAGCAACTAAAAAGACTAAATTTAGCTATTTGCTAAATTTAACCGACTAAATTTTTATCAATCTCTACAATTCTTAAAAAAGCTTTTCTGGCACTTTTTTTAGCCTGCTCACTTAGTCCTTCTTCAAAATTTAAGACATTTTCGAGCAAGACACTAATGCCAAGAAAAAGCGTCTTTGGGCAAATTTTTCGCAAATAGCTTAAAAGCACTGGCGTTGGAAGATTGTGAGTCGAGTAGATATAGTCTCTATCGTCACTTAGGTCGAAAAACTCTATCTTATCCTCATCAAAGCCGCTCATCGCATCGACTACTATCAAAATATCAGGCGCAAATTCTCTAATAGCTGAGAATTCATTCTCAGGCACATCTTGCCCAAAAAAGACCTTCCACTCTTTTAGCTCGGCCTCTACGATGCGGCCGACTTCGTTACCCACATCATCATCACCACGCATAGGATTACCGATGCAAAGAATGGCCTTTTTCATCAAAAGTCCTTCCTAAGCACGATATATCCCTCTTTTAAATTTGCCAAAATTTCTTTAAGCTTACACTCACAAAGCTGCGGCAAGAGTTTAGCGATATGCTCAGCAAAAATTTCAACTTCAAAATATTTGCTTAAATTTCCGATTTTAAATTTCACGTATTCGCCTGAGTTTTTGATCATCTCGTCAAATTCCTCATCGCTTAGCTCTAAAATTTTCTCGCTAAAATCAATCGTGCCAACGCCATGCCCCACACAAGTGGAGAAAATTTTTATCTCCTTTAGCTCGCGTGGAAGCTTGTCGTTGTCGTCCATATGCCTTTTTGTAAGCTTATAAACTTGTATCATCTCTTACTCCAAACCTCGCTATCAACATCTATCGCAAAGCTTTTATCAGCTTTTGCATATTTTAGATAGACATCATTATGCAAAAGCCCCATGCACTCAGCATATCTAGGATCTTCCTCTTTTTTGATAGCTGTAAGCACAGCCTCTCTTGAAATGCTTGGGTCATGGACATCTTTTGAACATTTGATAGCATTCATATATTTTTCAAAAAGGATTCTACCAAAGATATAGCTCATTAGCCTTCTACTTTCAGCTTGCAAGTCGCGCTCAAACAAGATATCGCCTATGACTGACTTCTCAACTGAAGGTGGCAATGTATTATCTTCCTCATAGCTTTTTTTATGAAGCTTTTGATCTATGATACCAAGAGCCATGCCAAGACCGTAAATAATGCTTGCTGGGTGTGGAGGACAGCCTGGGATATAAACATCGACTGGGATTATCTTATCGATGCCACCCCAAACGCTATAAGCGTCATGGAAAATTCCGCCACTGCTTCCGCACGCACCAAGAGCAACTACGATCTTAGGATCTGGGGTCGCCTCATAAGCACGAAGAAGCGGATAATACATCTGTCTTGTTACAGGACCGGTGCAGAGCAAAATATCAGCGTGTCTTGGGTTTGCAACAAGCTTGAAACCAAAACGCTCAGGATCCCACATCGGTGTAATAGCTGCAAAAATTTCTATCTCACAGCCGTTACAGCTTCCGCAGTCGATCCTATAAACGCTAAAGCTTCTTTTGATATTTTTTAGATGCTCTAACTTTGCAGTTAGATCATTTGCTGTTTTTATGTCCTCTGGGACTTGATATAGACTCATTTTATAGCCTCCTCAATGCCTTTTGTTAGCCTCTCAGCAGATTGATTTTTCTTGCACTCTGGGCAGATATAAAGGTAGTCTTTTGCCTCTTCAAGTCTGCCTGGGAGTAAATTTGCTGTTCCAAGCTTTTCAAGGGTGAAATTTATAAGCCTTTTTGGCGTAAATGGCTTGCCGCAGCATTTGCAAGTTTGCATCTCAAGCTCGCCCCTTTGTATAAGAGCGCTCTTGTCAAATTTAACTGCAAGCTCAAAGCTATCACTTAGGCGAACGGCTCCAGTTGGGCAAACCTCATCGCAGCGTCCGCAAAATATGCAGCGTCCGCAGTCAAATTCCCAAACAAGCTTTGTTTGTTCATCGTTCATCTTAAGCTCTATCGCGTTACTAGGACAAGCGATACCGCAAGCTGCACAACCTATGCAAAGATCGTATGTATAGTTTGGCTGACCACGGAAATTTTCAGGAACAATATATGGCTCAAATGGATAGGCGTATGTCGCCTTTCCATATTTTTCTGTGATGTCAAATAACTTCATCATCTTAAATCCTTCTTACTAACCCCGCCATCTTGACAGAATTTTTTAAGGTCTTTCTCTGTTAAAATTTTGCTCTTTTTAGTCCTTACATCGACTAATGTAACACGCTCTGTACATGAGTAGCAAGGGTCAAGTGAGCAAACGATAAGCGCAGCGTCACTTATGTTGTTTCCTCTAAATTGATACCTTAGGCTTGGCCAGTTGTTATATGTTGCAGCTCTGCATCTCCAGCGATATACTTTTTGAGCACTGCCTTGCATGATCCAGTGAACATTCTCGCCACGTGGTGCTTCATCATGACCAAGTGCAAAATTTTCAGGTTTGATCATAGTCACAGGATCGATCATGATCGGAGTTTGAGGCATTAGCTCAAAGCATTGGCGGATGATGTGGATAGAGCTTTTTAGCTCTTTATATCTAACCATCTCACGAGCAAAAACGTCGCAACCATGCTCAACTGCTACTTCAAATTCTATCTGTTTAAAAAAGTCGTATGGATGATCGTAGCGGTTATCACGTTTAAAGCCAGAGCCTCTCATATTTGGACCAACTGGGCTAAAGTCACGTGCTATTTGGCGATCTAGGATTCCTACACCTTTCCAGCGTCCGATTTGGCGTTTATCTTCCAAAACTGCATCCCAAATTTCTGAAATTTGAATATCAAGTTTATTTATGATCTCGATACCTTTTTTGATCTCGTGGCTTGTCATATCACGTCTTAAGCCGCCCATAACGACATTGCCGTATGTTTTACGTCCACCAGTTACAAGCTGAGCTAGCTCCATAGAGTACTCACGAACTCTAAAGATATGCATGAAAGCGTTGTAATTACCAGTGACCTCACAAGCTAGACCGATATTTAAAAGGTGGCTGTGAAGACGCTCGATCTCAAGACAAATGACGCGTATAGCCTGAGCTCTTAGTGGAATTTCAAGCTTGATAGCTTTTTCTGCAGCTTCGATACACGCAATAGCGTGAGCATAACCACAAATTCCACAAACACGCTCTGCAAGATAGCCCATTTGATCATAGTTCATTCTATTTTCAGCTAGCTTTTCCATACCGCGGTGTTGATAGAACAAGCGGTAGTCAGCGTCTATAATCTCGTCGCCATCGCAGAAAAGTCTAAAGTGACCAGGCTCATCTGAAGTAATATGTAGTGGTCCAAGTGGCACATCAACTACTGCATCACCTGTTGGGAACAAAAACTCAGAATCAGGCTCATCTCTGTGATCAACTGGATCAGGGCGGTAGCGATAATCCATCGCATCTTTTCTAAGTGGGTGAAGTCCGTCTGGCCAGTCATCACTTAAAACTAGACGCCTTTTATCAGGTAAACCTTCGGCCACAAGGCCAAACATATCATAAGTTTCTCTCTCATACCAAACACAAGCTGGCACTAGCGGAGTAACTGATGGAAATGTCGGATCGCTTCCTGGGATAAGAGTTTTAACAGTAATAAAGCACTTATCCTCAGGTGCAAAGTCGTCCGCTTCTGTCATCTTGCTACCTTCCATTGAGATAGCGTAGTAAAGCGCATAGCTGCCATTTATCTGACGCTCGTCGTTTGGTATCATTGTGCTTATAAAGCCGCCGATATCATAGTAAAGCGTCTTAACAGCTAGCGGGAGGTCATTTCTATCGACTAAAACAGTGATCTGATCGTCTGCTTGACGAGTTACCTCTAAAATTTTTACTTTAGTTTTTAGGATTTCTATAAATTTATCGCCTCTCATTTTAAAGCTCCCATCATTATATTAACACCGTTATCCACTAGCGTATAAAAGCTATCTACATGCCATACGCCAAAGATTATGATAAGGGCACAAAGTGCTATAAGAGGTAAATTCTCTAACAAACTCATCTCTTTGTTGTGAACGATCACACCTTTTGGCTCGCCAAAGCTTGCCATGTTAAAGTGTGCAAAGTCAGCTATAAAAATAACTGCAAGTGCAATAGCAAATAGTGCAACTGCGATGTATTGACCGCTTGTGATAGCTCCTACAAATACGTTATATTCACTAACAAATATAGCAAACGCTGGAACACCAACAAGTGAGCAAACAGCCGCGCCAAACATTATAGTGGTGATCGGTGCGATCTTAACCATGCCACCCATCTTACTCATATCTTTATGGCCGTAAATTCTTGCAATATTGCCTGTTGAGCAAAATGCCAAAGCTTTTGTGAAGCTGTGAGCCAAGCAGTGGAATATCGCTGCAAATAGACCAAATTTACCGCCAACACCAAGTGCAAATGCGATAACACCCATGTGAACGATTGAGTGATATGCAAACATTCTTTTTACGTTGTGTTGTCTGATTAGGAAAAATCCCGCTACAAAGAGTGTGATAGTTCCTGAAACGATCATTATGCCCTCAACAAAGCTAAATCCAACAGCTTGAGCTGTGATAGCGTAGTATCTTAAGAGCGCTAGCATCGCACATTTTAAAAGTACGCCTGAAAGCAAAGCTGAGATAGGTGCTGGACCTTCAGCGTGAACGTCTGGTAGCCAAGTGTGAGTTGGAGCAAGACCAGCTTTTGTACCAAAACCAATTAGAGCAAATACAAAGATAAGCTTTGCTGCATCTGGGTTTAAATTTTTAGCATTTGCCATTATGCTTGAAAATAGCATAGAAGCTTCGCCATCTCCTAGAGTGCTAAATGTGGCTGAATATAAAAGAACAGTCGCATAAAGTGCAAATGCTAGGCCGATTGAGCAAAGAACGATGTATTTATAGCCACTTTCTGTTGATTTTTGGTCTTTGTGGATAGCGACCAAAAATACTGAAGCAAGAGTTGTTGCCTCGATAGCTGCCCACATAAACGCAACGTTGTTGCAAATAACGCTTAAAGTCATTGTAAAGATAAATACATGGCTTAGTGCGTAGTATTTTTTAAGATCGTTTAAGTGAATGTGTCCGTCTTCAAGCTCCCATCTCATGTAGTGGATAGAGTAGAAATTTACTATAAATCCAGTTACTGCGATAAGCACCAAGAAAACACAGCCTAAGCTATCTAAAAACAAAAATTTATCAAAACTATAAAAAGTTCCGCTACTTAAGACTTTAAGAACATTGTTAAGTAAAGCCACCGATGTCGCAGCAGAAAACAAAACGTGAAGTCCGCTTAATACCGCATAATTTTTAGGACTCAAAAACAAGACCAAAGCACCAAGGAGCGGTAAGATAAGTATTAAAGCTAAACTATCCATCTCTAACCCCTTAAATTCGAAGCTTTAGAAGTATCTAAGCTATCATAAGCTTTATAAAATCTAATCGCTAAGACGCTCATGATGATAACGGCAAATATCGCATCTGTTAAAATTCCAAGCTCGACTAACTCATGTGAGTTATAAGCCATTAGAGCGAGGCTTAGGTGGATGCCGTTTTCAAACAAGCAGTAAGCTAGAATTTGTTTTATAAATGAGTTTCTTAGCATGAAGCCAAAAATTCCCATCATAAAGACGGTTCCAGCTGCGATAAGCATGATCTCTTCTTTGATAAGAGAGAATTTTAAAAATATAGGGTGGATACTCATTGAAAGAGCTAGAGAAAATCCCATAGCAATAACAGGACTTACAAAAAATCCACCAACTGGCTCATCTTCGCTAACTACGCCAAGTTTTTTGATAAGCCAGAATAAAATTCCTGGCACAAGCAAAACTTTGGTAAAAAAGGCAACTATCGCCCAAGTTTTGAGCTGTTCGGCGTTAAATTTCTCAGATAGCAAGAAAAATATGCTAACTAAAAGTAGTGTCTCAATCGCATAAGCGATGATTGAGAGTTTTAAGCTTCTAAGACCAAAAACCGCAAGCGAAGTTACGATCATGCAAATGGCTAAAATATCAAGTGTTTGCATCTCACACTCCTACTACATAAAGTGTTAGTGCAACAAACGAGATAGCAAGTGCACCAAGCGCATTTTTGCGTAAAGATGAAGTCATTTTAAAGCGTGGTCCAAAGTTGTCTATAAAGACAGCTGCTACATAAAATACTCCAGTTTTTATCACAAAAACGATAATAGCTAAGAAAGGATTGCTAAAATTCCATGGCTCAAATATAGTTAGGAAAAGTCCGATCATAGCAAACTGTTTTAATATAAGTGATGCTTGAACTAAACCAAGGTCGCTACCTGCATACTCGCCAAGCAAGCCTTCTTGAAGCTCTTGCTCAGCTTCAGCTACGTCAAATGGTTTTCTGCCAGTCTCAACGTACATGCACCATAAAAATGCGATAGAAGCTACGGCAAAACTTGGGATTTGATATCCGATAACACCAGTTTTTACCATCTCTTGGATCTCAATTAAATTTGATGTTTTAGCTGCAAGCATTACTACGATTAGGCACATGATCATAACTGGCTCGACATATACACCCAGCATTTGCTCTCTGCCGCCGCCTGTTGCTGCAAATGGGTTGCCGCTATCCATTGAAGCTGCACCAAATACAAATCTAAGCAATGCGCCAAGATAAAGGATCACAAATATATCTGAATATGCTCCAAAAACAGTGTCTTTGCTATATGTTATAGGTATAGCAGCTAGCACTGCAGCTGAAGTTGCAAAAAGGAAAAATGGAGCCCATCTAAATACCCAGTGAGAGCACTCAGGGACGGTTCTTCCTCTTCTAAAGAGTTTTATAATATCGCGATATGTTTGAAAGAAATCGCTACCTTGTTTTGATTGAAGTCTAGCTCTTAGTTTTCTTGCCATACCATCAAACAAAGGAGCTACCAAAACGATAACGACTACTTGAAATATCATTAAAAGTATAGTTTGCATTTTCGTCTCCTAAACTAAAAAGTAGCCCACAGCAAGTATGGCACATAAATAAACTAGAATATAAAGTGTATATATGTTTGTATATCCGCTTTGAACAATGCCTAGTTTATCGGCAAATTTCATACACCATTTAATGACTGGCTCATAAAACATTCCCCACCAGATATCTTTTGGATGGTTG
This portion of the Campylobacter concisus genome encodes:
- a CDS encoding NADH-quinone oxidoreductase subunit B family protein, with amino-acid sequence MSLYQVPEDIKTANDLTAKLEHLKNIKRSFSVYRIDCGSCNGCEIEIFAAITPMWDPERFGFKLVANPRHADILLCTGPVTRQMYYPLLRAYEATPDPKIVVALGACGSSGGIFHDAYSVWGGIDKIIPVDVYIPGCPPHPASIIYGLGMALGIIDQKLHKKSYEEDNTLPPSVEKSVIGDILFERDLQAESRRLMSYIFGRILFEKYMNAIKCSKDVHDPSISREAVLTAIKKEEDPRYAECMGLLHNDVYLKYAKADKSFAIDVDSEVWSKR
- a CDS encoding acyl-CoA thioesterase, giving the protein MDILKDFGEPRIKQVMLPKDTNSAGNIFGGWILSQIDLAGAQAAREISPERVVTISMKEIIFKQPVFVGDVLSCYAKIIAVGKTSITTQIEVTALRLNPGGYRETIHVTSATATYVSVTKDGLKKPIDEKLKQLHGF
- a CDS encoding Crp/Fnr family transcriptional regulator — translated: MKKSRLGLLQTQILDILTQSELDKFEYKNLPKTSIIYAEEIKIIILKSGCAKLSFFEDGEEFILYRLEANNIAVLDDNCAFEILEDAKIYSINLSEISEILSNVNVVDEILKAALNAIIVQRQIIKSILFEDAKGRIANFLIELAKEQDLKQNGYHYIFLPFSLKVLSSFVGLKRQSASTAFNELIKNDIIRKITPHEFLIIDYEKLESYTN
- a CDS encoding hydrogenase 3 maturation endopeptidase HyCI, producing MKKAILCIGNPMRGDDDVGNEVGRIVEAELKEWKVFFGQDVPENEFSAIREFAPDILIVVDAMSGFDEDKIEFFDLSDDRDYIYSTHNLPTPVLLSYLRKICPKTLFLGISVLLENVLNFEEGLSEQAKKSARKAFLRIVEIDKNLVG
- a CDS encoding formate hydrogenlyase maturation HycH family protein is translated as MIQVYKLTKRHMDDNDKLPRELKEIKIFSTCVGHGVGTIDFSEKILELSDEEFDEMIKNSGEYVKFKIGNLSKYFEVEIFAEHIAKLLPQLCECKLKEILANLKEGYIVLRKDF
- a CDS encoding formate/nitrite transporter family protein — encoded protein: MLNPAETAQAVSSSMEHKAHMPLTSIIFLAIMAGAAIAMGDIFWAHSTVGMAENQSIGLSNFIGGITFSCGLMMVVFYGGHLFTSSVLSGVSAYEGKLKLGKTIGYWAIVWIFNFVGGALIAYMYYYSGLPLKYDGYILQHFIPAGIGKITAPFHELFIRGIFCNVFVCMSVWTATSESNLSGKFFAIMWMIGAFVACSMEHCVANMFIITEAIISKAHYIAANGGDIAAAATALGHGITAEKLEVLNWGNFIGKNLVPVTLGNICGGLFFVGLVGFMANKFDMKKKA
- the ciaB gene encoding invasion protein CiaB yields the protein MNDFKRLNELTKEQKNKLNAIYKNLDDDIISEAVKICGLSGTPSEKLALARRIVDLKVDSLQNELKKLNLGEDEQKRVLNLMYGYVRNLYENLHAKLLEKAKEEKILDPFNQAFVQAMHELGLSLNAWQISWQDRIIDTTNKEFEAKFKDLSQANEFITKNGLFQCDANCVRADRTYGAVVKEGDKFSFLPYALAFKDEVRELKSVFAKNLEILRNLAQNDEQKSYVKYLEKLQSAFCEEDNAKVINAWQEAEIAWMDVKGALQPGHPLEYYEDAYTHAVALEWDIRLVDSEGIDELKFKEKVTKTYKSVCEKIKFDNAETNRAVSENIARTQLYISVPMIYYGAELNGLFSAQVVPNDESVSAKCGKKIFAFVNHVYEGAKAKPFMKLGAEIFSKEFLDFGREILFLKPKIWKKVYEISTIGHEFGHILFIGLDTEMMMNKSGVFKFIEEYKATTGGLVNFFLHEEAEYKMAVFHELIARAVGLIAWRKVDEVRAYYCEGLIHLSLLFRAGVLKFDGKLSVDMSEQAYAKFKEICLENYFNLAQIYAEKVDASTFLEKFCQKDELSYLPKDEECKKFVEHFYARYEAIGNDVDESGEWQRWQSLAKKAEKDR
- a CDS encoding putative bifunctional diguanylate cyclase/phosphodiesterase, which translates into the protein MLFVAALHLREGEANLKFRALRNDFDKILIQKLFVFAAFLTIMILYSWKINLTWLFSILVTLLAYGALSYTFSNVRKMDILIKREIHIKKVLNNQIESKVKELEETNRHLQRISKYDYLTNALNRQYFIARLEEMIKSKALGEKIDIYSIDINHFKAINDSYGHYIGDDVIAKFASNIESILPPNDSLFARSGGDDFIVVVKQNEDIHCREFLHYLLKAISEPIVIDDYKIVLDAKIGISSTQTSEILADDFIMQSEAALEAAKKDTSEKYVFYSDIKSMIQDRNYIEILLNSISFDEEFELKFQPQYLIEGKKIVGAEALVRWNSPIKGPVDQSKFIPIAEQSSIINAIGKWVAKNAIKQMAFWNEKYNTNLKIGINISPKQIDNINFASKFLSYIDRYGIDPSCVDVEITEASLVNAEEMMQSVLSELSNRGICISIDDFGTGFSSMNYIKKYPMSRLKIAKELIDNIAKNDIDKDVVKSVIVLAKNVELKIIAEGVEDETQLEILRELGCDEVQGYLWGKPMSAEDFEKLIISAI